The following proteins come from a genomic window of Microbacterium sulfonylureivorans:
- a CDS encoding Ig-like domain-containing protein, whose translation MKSFAWLRSRPRAVASVSVLTAAAVAITTMAFVYEGNPTTEVDLHDGGVWVTKQSALLVGHFNHESQVLDGGLRTTGGKYDILQSGADILVVDETDSSITSIDPAMVALTESADVPGGAKVVLGGSTVAILDPSAGDLWVVPAAAVGSFEVEGAEPIATLGEGADVAAGVDGTVYAVSAEDAELVTIRTDAEGSPAEPSRSAVEGLDPKSAVTVSAVGDRAAILDADGGALFVDGRRTEIDGGRTAVLQQPSAQSDAVTLATDSALVRVPLDGSDPVVQAAGAQGDPAAPVFLEGCAYAAWNGSAKFVRDCVGDADDLATDVEGVRASSVLRFRVNRDVVVLNDIVGGAAWMASDSMQRVDNWNEITPPEGEAEEDEQTTEETVETTLPERSEVNTPPVATNDKFGVRPGRTTLLPVLDNDSDPDGDVLIAAVADDGPSFGEVSTIDDGAALQVSVPEDASGSTSFTYEIDDGRGGTDTAKVTLNVHDWSENSPPKQKRVTTVVVEAGGVASYNVLPDWIDPDGDDVFLLSVAPAEGDEADFTADGRITYRAVGGTQGRKDVPIVVSDGTEPSSGTVRFDVRPVGSTDPVTNADRVVVQAGQVATVAPVANDTSSGREPLRLVRVDEVPGATITPDFANKTFAFVSDVPGDYYVQYLVAAGSKNAEGLVRVQVLPDKDSTAPPVAVRDVALLPSGGEVLVNVLVNDSDPAGGILVVQSVTVEPNSGISVAVINHETLRISDQAALGAQVRITYRVSNGSKSAEGEVIVIPIPAPTKLQPPVANDDQIVVRAGDVVNIPVLDNDYHPNGDAIHVAPDLVAPLVDPQDGEIFVSQDVLRFRASDEPGTVYATYEVIDSTGQKDAGYVTIQVLPVNEETNAAPRPHDIVARTLDGSQVRIAIPLDGIDADGDSVRLEGIASPPGKGRVVEVGSNYVVYEAFDGVGGVDAFTYRVRDRLGAEATGSIRVGIAPAESANQAPYAAKDAVVMRPGRTVAVPVRANDSDPDGDEIALVSSGLIVPDVDGLEAEVLGDRVIVTAPDEEVETSLQYTIRDARGATAKAVLQITVADDVPLLRPIARDDYVRAADVDGDSVDLEVLVNDEDPDGTVDDLSVSVDDASARALSDGRIRVTLDDTDRLVTYKITDRDGFEASAFIHVPSLSSLPPTLISTEAIEVKSGETIEIPLSEYVQAAGDARVVITEAAKVSAVNADGAPLVKDQTTLEYTSKKGYFGQDALTFEVTDGTGPDDPKGRKATLTLPITVLPPDNQQPEFTDGSVEVAPGEDPTSLDLRALTTDPDPEDLDGMRYEIVGGAPDGLSASIDSQDLRVGADSATPKGTIERLTVRVSDGETDPVEGTVTVRVTASTRELATANDDIVDEAHQGDTVSVPVLGNDVNPFPETPLKIIDVQTETGDGASEIAGDEVRVTPDADFFGTMVVRYRVEDATGDPDRQVEGRIRLTVQGRPDAPGTPSVSSVQDRTVVLSWTPPANNGAEITHYEVSSTAGTYTKECASTTCTLDGLTNNVEYNFVVIAVNRVGSSDPSAASPPARPDARPDTPQPPALVFGDQSLTVSWVTPTTPGSPVEKFTLEISPAPPSGIVQKSELTGNSVVWDGLENGVAYQVRVRAHNRAPDPSSWSGWSASEIPARAPDAAAAPTTERLDPVGAQAQMRVSWSAPANNGDAIAEYRLNVIRGGAVVNTIAGIPGGQTSQALAIDASTTDYTFTVAARNKAGWGADSAPSAPRRAFTPPGAPTNVQASTPSGDSAIVVTYDPAPGNGANASELGYEYSLNGGGWQANWDGRTIGGLNNGTDYTVRVRAYTALDGVRYDGAESAPSGVARPYGPVRNPTVTAARSGDGRDITFTWRAPDPNGRAISQMQIRIDGGNWQNVNNNGSRDNRYGYSETHRIEARAQDAAGQWSNVVADQATTVAAPVPKAVTGKGQSGDWPGECTTYSCAYMKVTVSDFPAGNYVMRCNDDASGTWGTRTYAVPENGTVQLTCYYGNPGRKAWVSIDGWGAADPITWY comes from the coding sequence ATGAAGTCATTCGCGTGGCTCCGCTCGCGTCCGCGCGCTGTGGCGTCGGTCAGCGTCCTCACGGCCGCCGCCGTGGCCATCACGACCATGGCCTTCGTCTACGAGGGCAATCCCACGACCGAGGTCGACCTCCATGACGGCGGCGTCTGGGTGACGAAGCAGTCCGCGCTCCTCGTCGGACACTTCAACCACGAGTCGCAGGTGCTCGACGGGGGTCTGCGCACCACCGGTGGGAAGTACGACATCCTCCAGTCCGGGGCGGACATCCTCGTCGTCGACGAGACCGACTCGAGCATCACCTCGATCGACCCCGCGATGGTGGCTCTGACCGAGTCGGCCGATGTCCCCGGTGGCGCGAAGGTCGTGCTCGGCGGGTCCACCGTCGCCATCCTCGACCCGTCGGCGGGCGATCTGTGGGTCGTGCCTGCGGCAGCCGTGGGCTCGTTCGAGGTCGAAGGCGCCGAGCCGATCGCGACCCTCGGCGAGGGAGCGGATGTCGCGGCCGGCGTCGACGGCACCGTCTACGCCGTCTCGGCGGAGGACGCGGAGCTCGTGACGATCCGCACCGACGCGGAGGGGTCCCCGGCCGAGCCGTCCCGCTCCGCGGTCGAGGGCCTCGACCCGAAGTCGGCCGTCACGGTCTCCGCGGTCGGCGACCGTGCCGCCATCCTCGACGCCGACGGCGGCGCGCTGTTCGTCGACGGCCGGCGCACCGAGATCGACGGCGGCCGCACCGCCGTCCTGCAGCAGCCGTCCGCGCAGAGCGACGCTGTGACCCTGGCGACGGACTCCGCTCTCGTCCGAGTACCCCTCGACGGCTCCGACCCGGTGGTCCAGGCCGCCGGGGCGCAGGGCGATCCGGCGGCCCCCGTCTTCCTCGAGGGATGCGCGTACGCCGCCTGGAACGGGTCGGCCAAGTTCGTCCGCGACTGCGTCGGCGACGCCGACGACCTCGCGACCGATGTCGAGGGCGTCCGGGCCTCGTCCGTGCTCCGCTTCCGCGTCAACCGCGATGTCGTCGTGCTCAACGACATCGTCGGCGGCGCGGCCTGGATGGCCAGCGACAGCATGCAGCGCGTCGACAACTGGAACGAGATCACCCCGCCCGAGGGTGAGGCCGAAGAGGACGAGCAGACCACCGAGGAGACCGTCGAGACGACGCTCCCCGAGCGCTCCGAGGTCAACACCCCGCCGGTCGCCACGAACGACAAGTTCGGAGTGCGTCCCGGCCGCACCACCCTGCTGCCGGTGCTCGACAACGACAGCGATCCCGACGGCGACGTGCTGATCGCCGCGGTGGCCGACGACGGGCCGTCGTTCGGAGAGGTCTCGACCATCGACGACGGGGCCGCGCTGCAGGTGTCGGTTCCCGAGGACGCCTCCGGGTCGACCTCGTTCACCTACGAGATCGACGACGGTCGCGGCGGCACCGACACGGCCAAGGTGACGCTGAACGTGCACGACTGGAGCGAGAACTCGCCCCCGAAGCAGAAGCGCGTCACGACCGTCGTGGTCGAGGCCGGCGGCGTCGCGTCGTACAACGTGCTGCCCGACTGGATCGACCCAGACGGCGACGACGTGTTCCTGCTGTCGGTGGCCCCTGCGGAGGGCGACGAGGCCGACTTCACCGCCGACGGACGCATCACCTACCGGGCCGTCGGCGGCACCCAGGGACGCAAGGACGTGCCGATCGTCGTGTCGGACGGCACAGAGCCGTCATCCGGCACCGTTCGCTTCGATGTGCGGCCGGTGGGTTCGACCGACCCGGTCACGAACGCCGACCGCGTCGTCGTTCAGGCCGGACAGGTCGCCACGGTGGCGCCGGTGGCCAACGACACCAGCTCCGGCCGCGAACCGCTTCGGCTCGTCCGGGTCGACGAGGTGCCGGGTGCCACCATCACCCCCGACTTCGCCAACAAGACCTTCGCGTTCGTCTCGGACGTCCCGGGCGACTACTACGTCCAGTACCTCGTCGCCGCCGGTTCGAAGAACGCCGAGGGGCTGGTCCGCGTCCAGGTGCTCCCCGACAAGGACTCGACGGCGCCCCCGGTGGCGGTGCGCGACGTCGCGCTGCTGCCGAGCGGCGGCGAGGTGCTCGTCAACGTGCTCGTGAACGATTCGGACCCGGCAGGCGGAATCCTCGTCGTCCAGTCCGTCACGGTCGAGCCGAACTCCGGCATCTCGGTCGCCGTGATCAACCACGAGACGCTGCGCATCAGCGACCAGGCCGCTCTCGGGGCGCAGGTGCGGATCACCTATCGCGTGTCCAACGGCTCGAAGTCCGCCGAGGGCGAGGTGATCGTCATCCCGATCCCCGCCCCCACCAAGCTTCAGCCACCCGTCGCGAACGACGACCAGATCGTGGTGCGGGCGGGCGACGTCGTGAACATCCCCGTGCTCGACAACGACTACCACCCGAACGGCGACGCGATCCACGTCGCCCCCGACCTCGTCGCTCCGCTGGTCGACCCGCAGGACGGCGAGATCTTCGTCTCTCAGGACGTCCTGCGCTTCCGCGCGTCCGATGAGCCGGGCACCGTCTACGCCACCTACGAGGTGATCGACAGCACCGGCCAGAAGGACGCCGGGTACGTGACGATCCAGGTGCTCCCCGTCAACGAGGAGACGAACGCCGCACCCCGCCCGCACGACATCGTGGCGCGGACGCTCGACGGCAGCCAGGTGCGCATCGCGATCCCGCTCGACGGCATCGACGCCGACGGAGACTCCGTCCGGCTGGAGGGCATCGCGTCGCCTCCCGGCAAGGGCCGCGTGGTCGAGGTGGGGTCCAACTACGTCGTGTACGAGGCCTTCGACGGGGTCGGCGGGGTCGACGCGTTCACGTACCGCGTGCGCGATCGGCTCGGCGCCGAAGCCACCGGGAGCATCCGCGTCGGCATCGCCCCCGCCGAGAGCGCCAACCAGGCGCCGTACGCCGCGAAGGATGCGGTCGTCATGCGCCCGGGCCGCACGGTCGCGGTGCCCGTGCGGGCGAACGACTCCGACCCGGACGGCGATGAGATCGCACTGGTGAGCAGCGGGCTGATCGTTCCCGACGTCGACGGGCTCGAGGCGGAGGTCCTCGGCGACCGCGTGATCGTCACCGCGCCGGACGAAGAGGTCGAGACCTCGCTCCAGTACACGATCCGCGATGCGCGGGGGGCGACGGCGAAGGCGGTGCTGCAGATCACCGTGGCCGACGATGTTCCTCTGCTCCGGCCGATCGCCCGCGACGACTACGTGCGCGCCGCGGACGTCGACGGCGACAGTGTCGACCTGGAGGTGCTCGTCAACGACGAGGACCCCGACGGAACCGTCGACGACCTCTCGGTGTCGGTCGACGACGCGTCGGCGCGCGCGCTCTCCGACGGCCGGATCCGCGTGACGCTCGACGACACCGACCGCCTGGTGACGTACAAGATCACCGACCGCGACGGGTTCGAGGCATCCGCCTTCATCCACGTCCCCTCGCTCTCGTCGCTGCCGCCCACGCTCATCTCGACCGAGGCGATCGAGGTCAAGAGCGGCGAGACGATCGAGATCCCGCTCAGCGAGTACGTACAGGCCGCGGGCGATGCACGCGTGGTGATCACCGAGGCGGCCAAGGTCAGCGCCGTCAACGCCGACGGAGCGCCTCTCGTCAAGGACCAGACGACGCTCGAGTACACGTCGAAGAAGGGCTACTTCGGTCAGGACGCGCTCACTTTCGAGGTCACCGACGGCACCGGCCCCGATGACCCGAAGGGCCGGAAGGCGACGCTCACGCTCCCGATCACCGTGCTCCCGCCCGACAACCAGCAGCCCGAGTTCACCGACGGCTCGGTGGAGGTCGCGCCCGGCGAGGACCCGACCTCGCTCGACCTGCGCGCGCTCACCACCGACCCCGACCCCGAAGACCTCGACGGCATGCGCTACGAGATCGTCGGAGGCGCGCCCGACGGGCTGTCGGCGTCGATCGACAGTCAGGACCTGCGCGTCGGCGCCGATTCCGCGACGCCGAAGGGCACGATCGAGCGACTGACCGTCCGGGTGTCGGACGGCGAGACCGACCCCGTCGAGGGCACTGTCACGGTGCGCGTGACCGCGTCGACGCGTGAGCTCGCGACGGCCAACGACGACATCGTCGACGAGGCCCACCAGGGCGACACCGTGTCCGTGCCGGTGCTGGGCAACGACGTCAACCCGTTCCCCGAGACGCCATTGAAGATCATCGACGTCCAGACCGAGACGGGCGACGGCGCCTCGGAGATCGCCGGCGACGAGGTGCGCGTCACCCCGGACGCCGACTTCTTCGGGACCATGGTCGTGCGCTACCGCGTGGAGGATGCCACCGGAGACCCCGACCGGCAGGTCGAAGGCCGGATCCGTCTGACCGTGCAGGGCAGGCCCGATGCTCCGGGCACGCCGAGCGTGTCGAGCGTGCAGGACCGCACGGTGGTGCTGTCGTGGACGCCTCCCGCGAACAACGGCGCCGAGATCACGCACTACGAGGTGTCGTCGACGGCTGGCACGTACACGAAGGAGTGCGCGTCGACGACGTGCACCCTCGACGGCCTGACGAACAACGTCGAGTACAACTTCGTCGTAATAGCCGTCAACCGCGTCGGCTCGTCCGACCCCTCGGCCGCGTCGCCGCCCGCACGTCCCGACGCGCGCCCCGATACGCCGCAGCCGCCGGCGCTCGTCTTCGGCGACCAGAGTCTCACCGTGTCGTGGGTGACGCCGACGACCCCGGGTTCGCCCGTCGAGAAGTTCACACTCGAGATCTCGCCGGCCCCGCCGTCGGGCATCGTGCAGAAGAGCGAGCTCACGGGCAACTCCGTCGTGTGGGACGGCCTCGAGAACGGCGTGGCCTACCAGGTGCGCGTACGGGCGCACAACCGCGCGCCCGACCCCTCGAGCTGGAGCGGGTGGTCGGCTTCCGAGATCCCCGCGCGGGCACCGGATGCCGCAGCCGCCCCGACCACGGAGCGCCTCGACCCCGTCGGCGCCCAGGCGCAGATGCGCGTGTCGTGGAGCGCTCCCGCCAACAACGGCGATGCCATCGCCGAGTACCGCCTGAACGTGATCCGCGGCGGCGCGGTGGTGAACACGATTGCCGGCATCCCCGGCGGCCAGACGTCGCAGGCTCTCGCGATCGACGCCTCGACGACGGACTACACCTTCACCGTCGCGGCCCGCAACAAGGCGGGCTGGGGCGCCGACAGCGCGCCGTCCGCACCGCGCCGGGCCTTCACGCCGCCGGGAGCGCCGACGAACGTCCAGGCCTCGACGCCCAGCGGCGACAGCGCCATCGTGGTGACCTACGACCCGGCGCCGGGCAACGGCGCGAACGCCAGCGAACTCGGGTACGAGTACTCGCTCAACGGCGGCGGCTGGCAGGCGAACTGGGACGGCCGCACGATCGGCGGCCTGAACAACGGCACCGACTACACGGTCCGCGTCCGCGCGTACACGGCCCTGGACGGCGTCCGCTACGACGGTGCCGAGTCGGCGCCGTCGGGCGTCGCACGACCCTACGGTCCGGTGCGCAACCCGACGGTGACGGCGGCGCGCAGCGGGGACGGGCGCGACATCACGTTCACCTGGCGGGCTCCCGATCCGAACGGCCGCGCCATCTCGCAGATGCAGATCCGCATCGACGGCGGCAACTGGCAGAACGTGAACAACAACGGGTCACGCGACAACCGGTACGGCTACAGCGAGACCCACAGGATCGAGGCTCGCGCGCAGGATGCCGCGGGCCAGTGGTCCAACGTCGTGGCGGACCAGGCGACCACGGTCGCGGCGCCCGTGCCGAAAGCCGTGACCGGCAAGGGGCAGTCCGGGGACTGGCCCGGCGAGTGCACGACGTACTCCTGCGCCTACATGAAGGTGACCGTGTCGGACTTCCCGGCGGGCAACTACGTCATGCGGTGCAATGACGACGCCTCGGGGACGTGGGGCACCAGAACGTACGCGGTGCCGGAGAACGGCACGGTGCAGCTCACGTGCTACTACGGCAACCCCGGCCGCAAGGCGTGGGTGTCGATCGACGGCTGGGGTGCCGCCGATCCGATCACCTGGTACTAG
- a CDS encoding DUF58 domain-containing protein produces the protein MTTEALGSAVRSQDRREWWGEIAARVARRLRGVLGVVRPAAWVLIAGAAVLWIAGPSLGWWELTVAAVVLTVLLALCALFLIGRTAYDVTLDLTRTRVIVGERAVGALTLSNSGGRAILPSRVVLPVGAGRGEFEVNRLAPGASAEELFAIPTTRRAVVAVGPVSVVRGDPLGLFERVHRKDEPVDLFVHPRTVRFDGQSLGFLRDLEGLPATDLSRDDVSFHALREYQPGDDLRHVHWKSTARTGTVMVRQYEETRRSHFVIGLSTHPGEYRDDEEFELAVSAAGSLGLRALRDSQRVEVRVQERALPSGTGKQFLDSLSGVVHSRPRAGGVVDLAGNVAATLPLASVVVLVCGSGVDANSLRAACARLPFGARTLAVVAEAGSTPALRRIGDADVVTVGSLEQLPAALRKVLS, from the coding sequence ATGACGACGGAAGCACTCGGCTCGGCGGTCCGCTCGCAGGACCGCCGGGAGTGGTGGGGCGAGATCGCCGCCCGCGTCGCGCGACGGCTGCGCGGCGTGCTCGGCGTCGTCCGCCCTGCCGCCTGGGTGCTGATCGCCGGTGCAGCGGTGCTGTGGATCGCGGGGCCTTCGCTCGGCTGGTGGGAGCTCACCGTCGCCGCGGTCGTCCTCACCGTGCTTCTCGCGCTGTGCGCGCTGTTCCTCATCGGCCGGACCGCCTACGACGTGACCCTCGACCTCACGCGCACCCGCGTCATCGTGGGGGAGCGGGCGGTCGGGGCGCTGACGCTGTCGAACTCCGGAGGTCGCGCCATCCTCCCGTCCCGCGTGGTGCTGCCGGTCGGCGCCGGGCGCGGCGAGTTCGAGGTGAACCGCCTCGCCCCGGGTGCGTCGGCCGAGGAGCTCTTCGCCATCCCGACGACACGGCGGGCGGTCGTCGCCGTCGGTCCGGTGAGCGTCGTGCGCGGCGACCCCCTCGGGCTGTTCGAGCGCGTGCACCGCAAGGACGAGCCGGTCGACCTCTTCGTCCACCCGCGCACGGTGCGCTTCGACGGGCAGTCGCTCGGCTTCCTCCGCGACCTGGAGGGGCTCCCGGCCACCGATCTGTCGCGCGACGACGTGTCGTTCCACGCCCTGCGCGAGTACCAGCCGGGCGACGACCTGCGCCACGTGCACTGGAAGTCGACGGCCCGCACCGGAACCGTGATGGTCCGCCAGTACGAGGAGACACGCCGATCGCACTTCGTGATCGGCCTGTCGACGCATCCGGGCGAGTACCGCGACGACGAGGAGTTCGAGCTCGCGGTGTCGGCGGCCGGGTCGCTGGGCCTGCGCGCCCTGCGCGACTCGCAGCGGGTCGAGGTGCGGGTGCAGGAGCGCGCGCTGCCGTCGGGCACCGGCAAGCAGTTCCTCGACTCGCTGTCGGGGGTCGTGCACTCGCGGCCCCGCGCCGGCGGTGTCGTCGACCTCGCCGGCAACGTGGCGGCGACCCTGCCCCTGGCGAGCGTGGTCGTGCTGGTGTGCGGCAGCGGCGTCGACGCCAACAGCCTCCGCGCGGCCTGCGCGCGACTGCCCTTCGGGGCCCGCACCCTCGCGGTCGTGGCCGAGGCGGGGTCGACCCCGGCGCTGCGCCGGATCGGCGACGCGGACGTCGTGACCGTCGGCTCGCTCGAGCAGCTTCCCGCGGCGCTGCGGAAGGTGCTCTCGTGA
- a CDS encoding AAA family ATPase, protein MTMTPEQAAWFQGTFARLVDNVDRALLGKREVVGLALSAMLAEGHVLLEDAPGTGKTSLAKALAATVQGTSSRIQFTPDLLPSDVTGVTIYDQTSHRFEFHKGPVFASIVLADEINRASPKTQSALLEVMEESRVTVDGVTHEAGRPFLVIATQNPIEQAGTYKLPEAQLDRFLIRTSIGYPDLAAAERILAGAADRNPSASLSAIITTGAVADMADLASTVHVEAAVLRYTAQLAEATRADAATRLGVSVRGSLAMIRIAKVWAAAQGRHFVTPDDIKALAAAVWTHRLVLDPEAEFAGTSAETVISRVMEDVAAPQARSAA, encoded by the coding sequence ATGACCATGACCCCCGAACAGGCCGCCTGGTTCCAGGGGACCTTCGCCCGGCTCGTCGACAACGTCGACCGCGCGCTCCTCGGCAAGCGCGAGGTGGTCGGCCTGGCGCTCAGCGCGATGCTCGCCGAGGGTCACGTGCTCCTCGAAGACGCCCCGGGCACCGGCAAGACGAGCCTCGCCAAGGCGCTCGCCGCGACAGTGCAGGGCACGAGCAGCCGCATCCAGTTCACCCCCGACCTGCTGCCCTCCGACGTGACCGGCGTGACGATCTACGACCAGACCTCGCACCGATTCGAGTTCCACAAGGGTCCGGTGTTCGCGTCGATCGTCCTCGCGGACGAGATCAACCGCGCCTCGCCGAAGACGCAGTCGGCGCTCCTCGAGGTGATGGAGGAGTCCCGTGTCACGGTCGACGGCGTCACGCACGAGGCGGGCCGTCCGTTCCTCGTGATCGCGACGCAGAACCCGATCGAGCAGGCCGGCACCTACAAGCTCCCCGAGGCGCAGCTCGACCGCTTCCTCATCCGCACGTCGATCGGCTACCCCGACCTCGCGGCCGCCGAGCGCATCCTCGCCGGGGCGGCCGACCGCAACCCGTCGGCGAGCCTGTCCGCGATCATCACGACGGGAGCCGTCGCCGACATGGCCGACCTGGCCTCGACGGTGCACGTCGAGGCAGCGGTGCTGCGCTACACGGCGCAGCTCGCCGAGGCGACCCGAGCGGATGCCGCGACCCGCCTGGGGGTGTCGGTCCGAGGCTCGCTCGCCATGATCCGCATCGCGAAGGTCTGGGCTGCGGCGCAGGGCCGTCACTTCGTCACTCCCGACGACATCAAGGCGCTCGCCGCGGCGGTGTGGACGCACCGTTTGGTGCTCGACCCCGAGGCCGAGTTCGCCGGAACGTCCGCCGAGACCGTGATCTCGCGCGTGATGGAGGACGTCGCAGCGCCGCAGGCGAGGTCCGCGGCCTGA